One Rosa chinensis cultivar Old Blush chromosome 5, RchiOBHm-V2, whole genome shotgun sequence genomic region harbors:
- the LOC112203094 gene encoding collagen alpha-2(I) chain-like, with translation MLAMIDVLNTGCNAAPEVLGDGVIAHIGNDVASMAAEDFVGLRPFSTIRDGGDPGDFIGLGPVGTRRDVGVLGDFVGLGPIGTRPETFNGGVPGDFVGLGPVGTRRDGDALRDFVGFGLVSTCRDGGVPRDFVGLGPVCTLRNGGVLGDLVGLGPVGTRRNGGVPGDFVGLGPVGTRRNGGVPGDFVGFGPVGTRRDGDVPRDFVGFGLVGTCRDGGVPGDFVGLGPVGTRRNGGVPGDLVGLGPVGTRRNGGVPGDFVGFGPVGGVPRVFEGLSPVRTRCDGGIPRDFVGLGLVGTRCDGGVSGDFVGFGVVGTCHETFNSGVPGDFVGFGPIGTRRETFNGGVPGDSVRFGPVGDEVSNEKSVSGGWA, from the exons atgcttgCAATGATTGACGTCTTAAATACTGGATGTAACGCCGCTCCTGAGGTACTAGGAGATGGCGTTATTGCCCATattggcaatgatgtggcgtctatggccgcag AAGATTTCGTAGGACTCAGGCCCTTCAGTACTATTCGTGATGGTGGTGACCCAGGAGATTTCATAGGACTCGGGCCCGTCGGTACTCGTCGTGATGTTGGTGTCCTAGGAGATTTTGTAGGACTTGGGCCTATTGGTACTCGCCCTGAGACATTCAATGGTGGTGTCCCAGGAGATTTTGTAGGACTCGGGCCCGTCGGTACTCGCCGTGATGGTGATGCCCTAAGAGATTTCGTAGGATTTGGGCTCGTTAGTACTTGCCGTGATGGTGGTGTCCCAAGAGATTTCGTAGGACTCGGTCCCGTCTGTACTCTCCGTAATGGTGGTGTCCTAGGAGATTTGGTAGGACTCGGTCCCGTCGGTACTCGCCGTAATGGTGGTGTCCCAGGAGATTTCGTAGGACTCGGGCCCGTCGGTACTCGCCGTAATGGTGGTGTCCCAGGAGATTTCGTAGGATTCGGGCCCGTCGGTACTCGCCGTGATGGTGATGTCCCAAGAGATTTCGTAGGATTTGGGCTCGTTGGTACTTGCCGTGATGGTGGTGTCCCAGGAGATTTCGTAGGACTCGGTCCCGTCGGTACTCGCCGTAATGGTGGTGTCCCAGGAGATTTGGTAGGACTCGGTCCTGTCGGTACTCGCCGTAATGGTGGTGTCCCAGGAGATTTCGTAGGATTTGGGCCTGTTGGTGGTGTCCCAAGAGTTTTCGAAGGACTTAGCCCTGTTAGAACTCGTTGTGATGGTGGTATCCCAAGAGATTTCGTAGGACTTGGGCTCGTTGGTACTCGTTGTGATGGTGGTGTCTCAGGAGATTTCGTAGGATTCGGGGTCGTTGGTACTTGCCATGAGACATTCAATAGTGGTGTTCCAGGAGATTTCGTAGGATTCGGGCCTATTGGTACTCGTCGTGAAACATTCAATGGTGGTGTCCCAGGAGATTCCGTAAGATTCGGCCCCGTTGGTGATGAAGTTTCTAATGAGAAAAGTGTCTCAGGAGGTTGGGCATGA
- the LOC112165374 gene encoding F-box protein At5g46170: protein MPSTLLSDLPTKPISASSLPDPSFSFFQSKPMSSLRVYPDPTSRVYLEPDHRRIDHFDRLPDSLLLLVFNKIGDVKALGRCCVVSRRFHSLVPQVENVVVRVDCVISDDDSSPSASSSDKSRAPFSSLFRLVFGGIVKPLQALGQFLGPRRSSSSSSASSLAVGNEDDGGELEQAGVTHHSPTQVLKNFNEIRFLRIELPSGELGIDDGVLLKWRADFGSTLDNCVILGASSVIQPGPNKPNDVVSGSGDGVCPTNAVTDDNGSIPDSFYTNGGLKLRVVWTISSLIAASARHYLLQPIISEHKTLDSLVLTDADGQGVLYMNREQLEELRVKPLSASSASKRTLVPALNMRLWYAPQLELPDGVVLKGATLVAIRPSEQSNPKKEVSDLSWVSTAFEEPYGTAAKMLVKRRTYCLEMNSF, encoded by the coding sequence ATGCCATCCACCCTCCTCTCAGATCTACCCACCAAACCCATCTCAGCCTCCTCTCTCCCAGAcccatctttctcctttttccAATCCAAACCCATGTCGTCTCTCCGCGTCTACCCAGATCCGACCTCCCGGGTCTACCTGGAACCCGACCACCGCCGCATCGACCACTTCGACCGCCTCCCGGactccctcctcctcctcgtcttCAACAAGATCGGCGACGTCAAGGCCCTCGGCCGATGCTGCGTCGTTTCGCGTCGCTTCCACTCCCTCGTCCCGCAGGTCGAAAACGTCGTCGTTCGGGTCGACTGCGTCATCTCCGACGACGATTCCTCGCcctccgcctcctcctccgACAAGTCACGCGCCCCCTTCTCGAGTCTCTTCCGGTTGGTCTTCGGCGGCATTGTCAAGCCTCTCCAGGCTCTCGGCCAGTTCCTCGGTCCCCGCCGATCGTCGTCCTCCTCGTCGGCGTCGTCGCTCGCCGTCGGGAACGAAGACGACGGCGGCGAGCTCGAGCAGGCCGGCGTCACGCACCACTCCCCCACTCAGGTGCTCAAGAATTTCAACGAGATTCGGTTCCTCCGGATCGAGCTTCCCTCCGGCGAGCTGGGCATAGACGACGGCGTTTTGCTCAAATGGAGGGCCGATTTCGGGTCTACTTTGGACAACTGCGTGATTCTTGGAGCTTCCTCTGTGATTCAACCCGGACCCAACAAGCCCAACGACGTCGTCTCCGGCTCGGGCGATGGGGTTTGCCCCACTAACGCCGTCACCGACGATAACGGAAGCATACCCGACTCGTTTTACACAAACGGTGGACTGAAGTTGAGGGTGGTGTGGACCATTAGTTCATTGATAGCAGCCTCTGCCCGGCATTACTTGCTTCAGCCAATCATTTCGGAGCACAAGACACTAGACAGCTTGGTGCTGACCGATGCCGACGGGCAGGGGGTGTTGTACATGAACAGAGAGCAGCTTGAGGAGTTGAGGGTGAAGCCATTGTCGGCTTCTTCGGCCTCCAAGAGGACGCTGGTGCCGGCCCTCAATATGAGGCTCTGGTACGCGCCCCAGTTGGAGTTGCCGGATGGGGTTGTGCTTAAGGGAGCTACTTTGGTTGCTATTCGGCCCAGTGAGCAGTCCAACCCGAAGAAGGAGGTCTCTGATCTCTCTTGGGTTTCCACTGCCTTTGAGGAGCCGTATGGGACTGCCGCCAAGATGCTGGTGAAGAGAAGAACTTACTGCCTTGAGATGAACTCGTTTTGA